CAGTAGAAACTTTTATTCTGGCTTGGGATGAACGAATCAGAATCAATGATTTAGATAACTTACTACAGATACCCGAACAGAAAAAAGGACAACCAGTGGAACTACTGGTACTTAGTGCTTGTGAGACCGCAGTCGGAGATAAACGTGCTGCCTTAGGTTTGGCAGGAATAGCAGTCAAAGCAGGAGCAAGTAGCACTTTAGCAACATTATGGTCTGTGAATGATGAAGCTACAGCTAATCTGATGCGTCAGTTTTATAAGCACTTAAGCATTAGCAAAGAAACCAAAGCAGAAGCTTTACGCCGTGCCCAAATAGCTCTGTTAAAAGATCCGCAATACGAGCATCCAGTGTACTGGGCACCCTACATTTTAGTTGGGAACTGGCTTTAGAGAGAAATAAATATAACTACTGACAATAGCATCTAACTGCGACGCACCCTAAAATAATAGACAGGATTTCGTGTGGCATCTATCTGCCGTTTTGATACCAATGACTGAGCAACGCGATGCTGATTCATTGTCAGCGAATTCTCAGCAGTTAAATGAATCTGGTGGCGATCGCCTGGAGTCGGAACCACTGACAGCAATGTCTGCTGATGATTGGAGAAACCGGATTGCCAATGTTTGGCACAAGGCAACACCGCGCCTAGTGCAATTACTACCCGTAGACCAATTAGCACAAACAGTTGTTAAATGGTTTAGTGTCAGCGAAACTCAGATTGCGGAGATTTTAGAAACAGTTAGAGCCGAATTGCCAACCACGGAAGCCCTGTTGATTGGGAAACCCCAAGCCGGTAAAAGTTCTATTGTCAGGGGGTTGACAGGAGTTTCTGCTGAGATTGTTGGTCAAGGATTTCGCCCTCACACCCAACATACCGAACGTTACGCCTATCCTTCTGATGACCTACCTTTACTGATTTTTACGGATACGGTGGGTTTGGGCGATGTCAAGCAAGAGACTCAGGCAATTATTAAGGAATTGGTTGGCGATCTAGAACAATCAACTCGCAGCGCCAGAGTTTTGATTCTGACAGTGAAAATTAACGATTTTGCTACTGACACATTGCGTCAAATTGCACGGGATTTGCGTCAGCAATATCCAGACATTCCCTGCTTGCTAGCGGTTACTTGTTTGCATGAGGTTTATCCTCCAGGTACGGTAGATCATCCAGCTTACCCGCCAGATTATGAGGAAGTAAATCGAGCCTTTGAAGCAATTGAGGAAGATTTTGCTAAAGTATGCGTTGGCGAAGCCTCTCCGAAGGAGATTCGCTCTGTTCTCATCGACTTTACTTTAGAAGAGGATGGCTATACCCCTGTATTTTACGGCTTAGAAGCATTCCGAGATAACTTAGCAGAACTACTGCCAGAAGCCGAAGCTAAGGCAATTTATCAGTTATTGGATCGCGAGGAGACTGGTAAGCAACTTGGCAACCTCTACAGAGATACGGGACGGCGTTATATTTTGCCCTTTGCAATTATGGCAGCAACAGTTGCCGCTGTACCATTGCCTTTTGCAACAATGCCAGTGCTGACGGCTTTGCAAGTATCTATGGTAACGGCATTGGGTAACTTATACGGGCAGACTTTGACACCATCCCAAGCTGGTGGAGTTGTGAGTGCGATCGCAGGTGGTTTTTTGGCTCAAGCGATCGCACGGGAGTTAATCAAATTCGTCCCAGGTTTCGGCAGCGTAATAGCTGCATCTTGGGCAGCTGCTTACACTTGGTCGCTTGGTGAAACAGCTTGTGTATACTTTGGTGATTTGATGGGTGGCAAAAAACCCGATCCGAAAAAGATTCAATCTGTGATGCAAGAGGCTTTCAAAGCAGCGCAAGAAAGATTTAAGGGTATTAAGCCTAAAGTATAGTCATTGTGGTTTTCAAAAAGCTGAACTCCGGAGGAAATTTCTGAGTAAATCTACCAAATTACGCTGTCGACATGACGAATACGCACCATTGCTCCTGATTATGAAAAGGGCGATCGCTACTCAGATAACTGACAAAATCCTGCCACTCTTCACCCCTCGATTGTCAGAATCTAGAATAGAATTTGTTGGGTGCTATGGGATTTCCACAGGACTGGAAAAATGATACTGACAGAAAAACTGGAGCAACTAAAAGCTATATTCGCAGAAATGGAGCAGGCGCTGATCGCTTACTCTGGAGGTGTTGATAGTACTTTGGTTGCCAAGATTGCTTATGATGTGTTGGGCGATCGCGCTTTGGCTGTGACTGCTGTTTCACCGTCACTATTGCCGGAAGAATTAGAAGATGCCAAAATTCAAGCGGCAACTATTGGGATTCCCCATCAAATTGTCCAAACAAACGAAATGGACAATCCCAATTACACTTCCAATCCTGTTAACCGCTGCTATTTCTGCAAAAGTGAATTGCACGACACTCTCAAGCCTTTAGCTAGAGAATTCGGTTATCCCTATGTGGTGGATGGAGTCAACGCTGACGATCTACACGATTATCGCCCAGGAATTCAAGCCGCTAAAGAAAGAGGTGCGCGATCGCCTTTAGCAGAAGTTGGCGTTACAAAAATGGAAGTTCGCCAACTTTCACAACAACTGAGTTTACCTTGGTGGGACAAACCTGCTCAACCTTGTCTTAGTTCCCGTTTTCCCTACGGTGAAGAGATTACTGTTGCTAAGTTACAACGAGTAGGTAGGGCAGAAATTTACCTGCGCAAGCTGGGTTTAAAGAATTTACGCGTGCGTTCGGAAGGAGATACAGCACGCATTGAATTACCGCCAGAACAAATCAAAGAGTTTGTATTGACGACGGATTTACAGCAAGTAGTGTCTGCTTTTCAAGAGTTTGGATTTATTTACGTCACACTAGATTTGGAAGGTTATCGTAGTGGTAAGTTGAATCAGGTGTTGCCACAAACCTTAAGCGTGAAAGCGTAAGATTTTGTTGGCAAATTCATCAATTAGTACAGTAAATGGGGAACAAATATCTAGTTAAGAGGATAATAAAGTCTACTTTACTCCCTTCTGCCCTTCGGGTTCAGCAGTGACGCTCCTGCGTCGCTACCGCTGACCTCGAAGACTCGCTACCGCTACGCTAACGCTAACGCAATCGACGCAAAGCGAAGCCACTGCGTTGGACGGGTTCCCCGGCTTAAAGCAAGTGGCGTCCAAGACTGCGACTGCTTCACCTTCTGCCCCCTTTCTTTTAATTAATTTCAGCCTCCACAGGAATGAGAACGCACCCGTTAATTTTCCAAGTCGTATCAGGCTGCTTTTCCATTAAATACAATGCCCTTACAGGAACTCCATCAGGGCCAAGCAGCAGTACTAGTTGAGTTATCTTTCCGTGGATGGTTGTGATTTTCTCAAAGAAGACGGAACGAGGACGATATACTGCGGGATAACCCAGTTGCACCATTTGCATAAAGTTGTCTGGGTTGCGGAATTGCAGTTGAATTTCTGGGCTAGCTAGAGCAAAAGCTGCTGCGGTATCATCCTTTTGAAAGGCTTCTAATTGACGTTCGATGACATGGCGGATGGCGATGACATCGCTATCAGTAATTTTCATAAATCTAAAATTGTGCGAAGCGATCGCTCAATTATTGCGCTGAGTCAGCTTTAATTCTATCTGCTCTAGTGCTGACCGCCAAACCTCATAACCATCGGGCGATAGATGTAACCCATCTGTGGTTAATTCTGGGCGCAAATTGCCTTCAAAGTCTGTAAACCATCTATAAATATTGATATAAGTAACTTTTTCTTGTTTAGCTATCAGTTCGAGTTGTGTATTGAGATAACGAATGCGCTGGTTAGAAATGCTCGGTAGACGAGCAGGTAATATTGATTGGATAATTATCTGAGACTTGGGGTGCGCCTGCCGTAAGCTACGCATAATCCGGCGATGATTGCGTAAAATTACTTCATCACTAGTATTCTTGCGGATGTCGTTAATCCCAGCCATGACGTAAATCGCATCTGGTCGCGTCTCGGAAAATGCTGACAATCTTCTTAAGACACCAGTAGAGGTATCTCCAGATATTCCCTGATTTAACCACAATTTGCCAGCAGGCAGTTTTTCTTTAGGAAACCACATGCTTAAAGAATCACCTACCAAAATGCTTAACCGATTTGTGCCTTTACCTTGAGCGATCGCTTTAGCTTCCAAAGCTAGTAAACGTTTCCAATCTTCATAAGTTAGTTGGCGTTTCTTAGCTGACTCTGACAATGACTCCAAACTATCTTCATCTAGGCCTTTATTAATTTGACCTGTTTTCAAAGCCGCTAATCTTTGGTAGTAAAGTTGACTATTTGAAGCTAGTATACGGTTAGCTCCTAGGGTAGTAGAGTTAACTGATGACTCTACTGGCGCTGCTAAATCCTGATTGGTAAATTCTGGTAAAGCCGGCCCAAAGTTGGGAATAAATTTTTCACCTACTATCGGTGGCGAACTATCTAAAGTTTGTAAAGCCTGACTAGTAAATTCTGGTAAGGAGACATCAACAGTAGGGATTGCTTTGTTACTTATTGTTGGCTGTGAACCCTGTCTTAAATCCCAATGAAATTTAGAATGTTCTGGCAGAATAATCGACATCTGTGGAAGAGCCGATGCTGGTATTGCCAATACTGTTAACAAGCTTGCTGCCAACAGATAAGGGTCCCTCATCGTTTTCTCTCTCCTATACTCATTGCTTTCTCTTATGACAGTAGTGACTGGTTAAATTCAGGAAAATTTTACTTCGGTGTAAGTTCTTATTTTGATTTACTCGGTCTATGTCTGTAAAGCAGGTTTACGGGGTTCAATTTGATAATTCACAATCTCTTTAAACCGAATTTTTACGGATATTCAGGCAATTCTATCTGTAAGAATACTTTGAATACAAACATAGATTCTACTGACCCTAACACTATTGTTTCTGAAATTTAGGTGCTTTACTGCTCCCTTAGCTCTATAAAAATGTCAAAAGCGATCGCTATATTAGTCTTTTATTACACTAATGTTCTCTGTGATTACACTGTTAGTAATTCGTAAATGTTTTTTGATTTTCTCATCAAGATGGCTGCTAGCTTGAATGTTGTTAGCATGGTAGATATGGAATTAACTTTAAGCTCCCTAATTTAGGGAATTTTACTGATTGCCTTGATTTTGCTAGAGAAGAGGCTATCGATTTTAATTTTCTCATATAAAATTAAGTGATGCTAAGGCATCATATGTCAAATATGGGATTAATCAGGTTAAAGATTCGAGAACTAGCACAAGAGAAAGGATGGACTCTCAAAGAGGTTTCCGATCGCTCTGGCGTGATTTACAGTACAGTGAGAAGCTATGCTCGCCGTTCTGGGATGACAACAGTGGATTTTACGGCTATCCACAAATTGGCTCGGACATTTGATGTGATGATTGAAGAATTAGTGGAAATTATAGAGGAATAGCTACATTTTTAGAAGATTATAACCAAAGAGATAGGAAATTTAGTTTTGTTTCTGGTATTAGCATTTGGTCAATATTGCTATTAATGCTTATATGTAAAATCTGCATTTAAGCAATTTAAATTGATTACTATAGTTATATAGAATAAGCCGATTATAAATGCTAAGATTTAGGCGAAGTCATTAATATTTACTGTTATTTCGTGGCAAGAGCTAGTACTGCGATCGGTGTCAGTCCCATTATTAAGGAGATTGTGCAAAAACAGGCACATTCGACACGTTTGACTCTGAAAGAGGTGATACTTATGGGGATGTTAGCAATTGACAAACTCGACGATCAAAGTCGTCAAGAGCTAGCAGATGAAGTCCATAAAATGCAGGTGAATGGTGAAATCTAAATCTGCTTTTGGGTTCGCGAATTAAAAGTTCAAAGCGAACATTTTAACTATTCAAAAAGTTATCAGTAGCCAATTATCAAAGTTTGAATTAGAAATTCATACCTCAGACTGAGTATAATTTTTTGAGGCAATAAACTCTGAGTTCAGATATAAAACTGATTACAGTTTGCTGATTATTGGCTAAAACGGTAACGGCTTCCCATAACATAATCCTCATTGATTTCAAAAGCAAGCCATCGGCGTTGCAAAGTCTCAGCAACAAACCCAGTTGTGTTAGATCCTGCAAATGGATCTAATACTACATCACCTGCATCAGTCAAAAATTTAATAAAGAACTCCGCGAAAGCTTGAGGAAAACGTGCTGGATGAGGTTTAATTCCTACTGCTTTACAGCGACGTAAATAAGCACTATTAGATTCAGTATTAGCAATTTCTAGTAAGTTTGGCGGAATTGCACCTTGGTTATCCTTTTGGAATTTATCAGAAATATCATGTCCGCTAGGACGTATTTTGGCTTGATAGCCATTCTTGAGTAATTGTTTCATACTCTGGCTATATGGCTTGAGAATTTTTCTATTATCGGCTTTAGGATTGGGTGTTTTTGATAACCACCAAACTACATTTACTGAATCTTTGACACGAATTCGCCTAATTGTCACCCACTCCGCAGGGGTAGGTAATCTAGCTGGATTATAGTGATAGAATTCTTGCGCGAGAAAAAAGCCAACTTCTTTACACAATCTCACTAAAAGTTCGTATTGGTAGATACTCCGCACAGGGTTACCAGACAGATAAGCACCACCCAAATCTAAAATCAATGAGCCGTTATCAGCCAGTACTCGTTTAAATTCGTATGCGAAAGGTAGAAACCATTCTATATATTTTTCTGCGCTTTCATTACCGTATTCTTTTTTGCGTGTAAGCGCAAATGGAGGTGAAGTGAGAATTAAATTAATAGTATTGTCATCAAGGAATTTTATTAGTTCTAGACTGTCACCTAAATATATTGCTCCATTATTTTGGGTATAATAAGGATTAAAGTTATTAGTTTTCTGCGTTTTTTTAGGTTCTGCTGTCAAGAGTAATTAATATTGTAAAATTATCGCGTTTTTATATTTATAACTATTTTCAACTTAGAAGAAGTATTGAGTTAAAAAAATAATTGCTGGCATCAGGATAGGAATGCGCATATCCTATCCACTACTAAAAACCTACCATTTTTTGTAGGGAAGAAATTTCCCAGACATAATAATTTTCACGCGATCGCCTTTAGGATCTGCTTCTTTTTCAATATCCAAGGTAAAATCAATTGCGCTCATAATCCCGTCGCCAAATTTTTCCTGAATCACATCTTTAATGGGGAAGCCGTATACCTGCATAATCTCGTAGAAACGATAAATCAGCGGGTCTGTTGGTACCACTGGGCCTAATCCTTTTACCGGGTATTCAGTTAACTCTTTAATATAGATAGGGCCTAAATCCAAAGCTTCCACCAGCAACTTAGCCTCTTCCTCAGATGCACTAGCTTGACGATAGAATACAGCAGCAATCCAAACTTCATCGCGTCCAAGAATTTTTTCTAAATCAGCAAAGCTCAGGCCTTTGTCTTGTTTGGCTTTTAACAGCGTTTGCGTAATTTCAGGAATAGACATCTTACTAATTTTTTATAGGGTTTATTGTGTAAGAAGAAATTTTATCATGATTATCTGAAATAGGCGATCGCTTTTTGGTTGCTATTATGTCAATCAAAAACCTTAAAGTAGAAGTAAATTCAGCGGCTGAATTTGACTAGCTCCTAATTTACATATCCGTATAATTTGCTTTGAAAATTATACAAACTTGATGTTCGTTATTAATATATATATTTATATTTCGTAGACTAGAGCATAACTACGGCTAAAATTAGCATCAATTGGAGAGGCATCTATTAATTTTCTTAAACCAGTAAAAAGAAAAGGCGACCTGAGTTTTTGACAGTTAGAAATTACATATAGTGTTTTCACACCTACTTTTTCAGCTTTTTCCCATAAACCTTCTCCTCTAGTTGACTGTGTGCAGTACTGTAGTAAATCTTGTGCTGTTTGAAGATTAAATTCTGGATACAATTCAATTTTTTCTAAATTTCCTTCATATCTTACTAAGTTAGAATCTCCTACAGGAGCAAAGTAGATTTTACGTTGACCGTGAGTTTCTATTGCTAATTTAGCTGATGACCAAACGACAGATGAGCGGAAAGTGATTGGCTGTCTGGGATTATGGCTACTAATTTCTGGCTACTAATTTCAACTGCTTCATCAAGATGCTCAGAATAATTTCGAGAAAAAATTGCACAATTTGAATTTTGTTTTACTTGTGCTTGTAATGTCATCTTATTGATATCCTCTGCATAAAGTATTTACTCTAGAGTTCCCATAAAAATAGAAAAATTAACCACAAGTAAAAATCCCCCACCTTACGGCAGGGGATTTTGCTTAATTACCTAAAACACTATTAGCTAGGATCAACCGAACTTACCAGCGGTGGAGGCAATTAGGAATGCTGCGTAGGTTAGAACATAGCCCACAGCGAAGTGAGTTAGACCAACCAAACGAGCTTGAACGATGGAGAGAGCAACGGGCTTATCTTTCCAGCGAACCAAGTTAGCTAGAGGAGTACGCTCGTGCGCCCAGACAAGGGTTTCAATCAACTCTTGCCAGTAACCTCTCCAGGAGATGAGGAACATGAAGCCTGTTGCCCAAACTAGGTGTCCGAATAGGAACATCCAAGCCCAAACAGACAAGTTATTCACGCCGTAGGGGTTGTATCCGTTAATCAACTGAGCAGAGTTAGCCCAGAGGTAATCACGGAACCAGCCCATTAAGTATGTGGAGTTTTCGTTGAACTGAGCAACGTTACCTTGCCAAATACCGAGGTGCTTCCAGTGCCAGTAGAAGGTTAACCAACCTACTGTATTCAATGCCCAGAACAGAGCTAGATAGAAAGCGTCCCAAGCGGAGATGTCGCAAGTACCGCCACGACCAGGGCCGTCGCAAGGGAATGCATAACCGAAGTCCTTTTTATCGGGCATCAGCTTGGAACCACGAGCATCCAAAGCACCCTTAACGAGAATCAAGGTGGTGGTGTGCAGACCTAAGGCGATCGCATGGTGTACCAAGAAGTCGCCAGGGCCAATTGTTAAGAACAGGGAGTTAGTACCAGCATTGATGGCATCTAACCAACCAGGTAACCAGACGTTAGCGTAGTTAGGATAAGCTGTGTAAGCAATACTATCGGGGTTGGACAACAGAACATCCAATCCGTACAGTACCTTACCATTAGCAGCTTGGACGAACTGCGCAAATACTGGCTCAATCAGGATTTGCTTTTCAGGTGTACCAAAAGCAACTACTACGTCGTTGTGAACGTACAAACCTAGGGTGTGGAAGCCTAAGAAGAGAGATACCCAGCTAAGGTGGGAAATGATCGCTTCTTTGTGCTTGAGAACACGTTCTAGGACGTTCCCTTTGTTTTGTTCGGGGTCGTAGTCACGAACCCAGAAGATTGCGCCGTGAGCAAAGGCACCAACCATCAAGAAGATAGCGATGTATTGGTGGTGGGTGTACAACGCTGCCTGTGTTGTGTAGTCCTTAGCGATAAACGCATAGGAGGGCATCGAGTACATGTGCTGCGCTACCCAAGAGGTGAGAACACCCAAACAAGCTAGGTGCCAACCCAATTGGAAGTGGAGAGAGTTGTTGTAGGTGTCGTATATACCTTGGTGAGGTAGGTTGAACGGACCTTCAACTGGTTTGCCAAAGAAAGTTTTGGCATTCATCATTTCTTTGATGCTGTGACCAATACCAAAGTTGGTACGGTACATGTGACCAGCAACAATGAAGAGTACAGCGATCGCCAAGTGGTGGTGAGCGATGTCAGTCAACCACAGGGCTTCTGTTTGCGGATGGAAACCACCTAAGAAAGTTAGAATTGCAGTCCCTGCCCCTTGGGATGTACCGAACACATGACCTGCTGTGTCAGGGTTCTGGGCGTAAACACCCCAGTTACCAGTGAAGAAGGGTTGTAACCCTGCTGGGTGGGGAGGAGTGCTGAGGAAGTTGTCCCAACCTACGTGCTGTCCGCGAGCTTCGGGGATAGCAACGTGAATCAAGTGACCTGCCCATGCCAAAGAGCTAACACCAAACAAACCAGCTAAGTGGTGGTTAAGGCGAGATTCAGCATTCTTGAACCAAGCCAGGCTAGGACGGTACTTGGGTTGCAAGTGCAACCAACCAGCAAACAGGAACAATGCTGCCAACAGTAAGAGGAAAACTGAACCAGTGTACAGTTCGCTGTTTGTCCGCATACCGATGGTGTACCACCAGTGGTAAATACCGGAGTATGTAATGTTTACCGGATTGCTAGCGCCAGCTTGAGTGAAAGCTTCGATCGCTGGTTTACCAAAGTGGGGGTCCCAAATTGCGTGAGCAATGGGACGGATGTGAAGGGGATCTTTGATCCACTGTTCAAAGTTACCTTGCCAGGCTACGTGGAACAGGAGGCTGGAAGTCCACAGGAAGATGATTGCCAAGTGACCGAAGTGAGTGGCGAAAATCTTTTGGTAAAGATTCTCTTCCGTCATGCCATCATGGCTTTCAAAGTCGTTGCCTGTAGCGATCGCATACCAAATCCGACGAGTAGTCGGGTCCTGTGCGAGATCCTGGCTAAATTTTGGAAATTTTGTTGCCATAGGTTTGATAATTCCTCTGACCTTTAGCCATCAGTTTCAGCTTTGAGAGTCCTGAGTCCTGAGTTCTGAGTTTTAACTAGGCACTCAGTACCCAGCACCCAGTACTCTATATAGCTGATTGCTACCCTACTGAAAGAATGTGTGCGTGGAAGAATGCCCAGGTGGTAGCAATTCCTCCTAAGAGGTAGTGAGCTACACCTACTGCCCGACCTTGAGTAATGCTCAAAGCGCGAGGCTGAATTGATGGTGCTACCTTCAGTTTATTATGCGCCCAAACGATGGACTCAATTAGTTCTTGCCAGTAGCCACGACCGCTGAACAGGAACATTAAGCTGAATGCCCATACAAAGTGAGCGCCCAAGAACATGAGTCCGTAAGCAGACAGCGCACTTCCGTAGGAGTTGATTACTTGTGAAGCTTGTGCCCACAAGAAGTCACGCAACCAACCGTTGATTGTGATGGCACTTTGGGCAAAGTTACCACCAGTAATGTGAGTCACATTACCTGCTGCGTCTACAGTTCCCCAAACATCAGATTGCATCTTCCAGCTGAAGTGGAAAATTACAATTGACAGAGAGTTGTACATCCAGAATAGTCCGAGGAATACATGATCCCAACCGGATACTTGGCAAGTACCGCCACGGCCTGGGCCGTCGCAAGGGAAGCGGAAGCCCAAGTTTGCTTTGTCTGGAATCAGACGAGAACTACGAGCAAACAGTACACCCTTCAGGAGGATGAGGACGGTTACGTGAATGGTAAAGGCATGAATGTGGTGAATTAAGAAGTCGGCTGTACCCAAAGCAATAGGTGCAGCTGCTACTTTACCGCCTACAGCCAAAATACCACCGCCGAAGACATAGCTCACCGGTTCTAAGGCATTCGGTGCAGTTGTACCAGGAGCTAAAGCGTGGATATTTTGTACCCACTGGGCAAACACTGGCTGCAACTGAATTGCTGTATCGGAGAACATATCTTGGGGACGACCCAATGCACGCATTGTGTCGTTGTGGATGTAAAGTCCAAAGCTATGGAAGCCGAGGAAAATACAAACCCAGTTTAAGTGAGAGATAATCGCATCCCGGTGACGAATCACCCGATCCAGTACGTTGTTTTGGTTCACAACTGGATCGTAATCCCGAACCATGAAGATAGCTGCGTGAGCAGCACCCCCAACGATTAGGAAACCACCAATCCAAATATGGTGTGTAAAGATACACAACTGCGTAGCGTAGTCAGTTGCCAAATATGGATAGGGGGGCATCGCGTACATGTGGTGCGCGATGATGATGGTCAAGGAACCCAAGAAGGCTAGGTTGGTGCCTAACTGAGCGTGCCAAGATGTAGTCAGGTTTTCATAAAGACCTTTGTGACCTTCACCAGTGAAGGGGCCTTTATGGTTTTCGAGGATCTCTTTAATGCTGTGACCGATACCCCAGTTAGTGCGGTATTGGTGTCCTGCAATGATAAACAGTACAGCGATCGCCAAGTGGTGATGAGAAATATCTGTCAGCCACAAGCCGCCTGTTACTGGGTTTAGACCGCCTTTGAAGGTGAGGAAGTCAGCGTACTGACCCCAGTTCAAGGTGAAGAAAGGTGCTAAACCATTAGCAAAGCTGGGATAAAGCTCGGTCAACAAGTCTTTGTTCAGGATGAACTCGTGGGGCAAGGGAATATCTTTGACAGCTACCCCTGCATCCAACAGCTTGTTAGTCGGTGCGGACACGTGAATTAAGTGTCCAGCCCATCCCAAAGAACCACAACCTAGCAATACTTGCAGGTGGTGATTCAGCATGGATTCCACATTCTGGAACCATTCCAGTTTGGGAGCACGCTTGTGGTAATGGAACCAACCAGCAAACAGGAACAAGCCTGCTAATACCAAGCCGCCAATGGCTGTTACGTAGAGCTGGAATGAGTTTGTAATACCCCAGCCACGCCATACTTGGAACAAGCCAGAGGTGATTTGAATACCGTGGAAGCCACCGCCAACATCACCGTTTAAGATGTCTTGCCCGACTATGGGCCAAACGACTTGAGCACTAGGTCTAACGTTTAAAGGGTCGCTCAACCAAGCTTCGTAATTGGAAAACTTAGCGCCGTGGAATATCATCCCGCTCAGCCAAATCGTCACTACAGCTAAGTGGCCGAAGTGTGCTGCGAATATCTTGCGGGATATGTCTTCTAGATCGCTGGTATGTGTATCAAAATCGTGGGCGAGGGCATGTAGGTTCCAAATCCATGTGGTGGTTTTGGGACCTCTGGCTAAAGTTCTGTCGAAGTGCCCTGGGGTTGCCCATCTCTCAAAAGAGGTAGGTACAGGATCGTTATCGACTATTACTCTTGCCTTTTTTTCCTCTCGCTCCGGAGGACTAATCGTCATTCGACCTCCTCTCTAGATAAGGAATGAGGAATCAGGAAACCACAAAGTTAACTATTCTCGCATCTCCAGATTTTTCTGGGGGCGATTCAGACCCGATGTGGAAGTTTGTTTCTGTTGAATTATAAAGTCTTAACTTGTACATTGTTGGCGATAATTTAACAATAATTCAAAATCACTGGAATAATTGTCCAATCTGCCTTTTAACTTCAAACTAATGGGCAAAAAGTCAATAGTTTATTCATTTTATTTACAAAGGCACACAATTCGTAAAACTTATAGTTTGTGCTTGTGCCGTGGGCGTTTCGGCTGTTGTATTTGTTGCTTCCTGGTTTAAATTACAGTTAGCAAAAAACTGTCAAAAAAACGACATATTCTGCTATGTCTCCAAAAAGACAAAGTAAAAACCTATGGAGTGAAGCAAATTTCATCTTTTGAGCTATAGTGCGCTATGGACAGTTTGAGCCAAAATAATTTGGCAGTTGTTAAAGGCGATCGCTGGGTGGAAGGCATGAACTCTTGGCAAAAGACGATAGGGAATCTCCTTCCTTGGAGGTTCGCTGGTTTAAGGTGGCTGATGACATTGTTAATAGTCTTGAGTTTGGTAAGCTGCGGTGAGAAAGCTGCCAGCCAAGATATATCT
The genomic region above belongs to Calothrix sp. NIES-2098 and contains:
- a CDS encoding photosystem I core protein PsaA produces the protein MTISPPEREEKKARVIVDNDPVPTSFERWATPGHFDRTLARGPKTTTWIWNLHALAHDFDTHTSDLEDISRKIFAAHFGHLAVVTIWLSGMIFHGAKFSNYEAWLSDPLNVRPSAQVVWPIVGQDILNGDVGGGFHGIQITSGLFQVWRGWGITNSFQLYVTAIGGLVLAGLFLFAGWFHYHKRAPKLEWFQNVESMLNHHLQVLLGCGSLGWAGHLIHVSAPTNKLLDAGVAVKDIPLPHEFILNKDLLTELYPSFANGLAPFFTLNWGQYADFLTFKGGLNPVTGGLWLTDISHHHLAIAVLFIIAGHQYRTNWGIGHSIKEILENHKGPFTGEGHKGLYENLTTSWHAQLGTNLAFLGSLTIIIAHHMYAMPPYPYLATDYATQLCIFTHHIWIGGFLIVGGAAHAAIFMVRDYDPVVNQNNVLDRVIRHRDAIISHLNWVCIFLGFHSFGLYIHNDTMRALGRPQDMFSDTAIQLQPVFAQWVQNIHALAPGTTAPNALEPVSYVFGGGILAVGGKVAAAPIALGTADFLIHHIHAFTIHVTVLILLKGVLFARSSRLIPDKANLGFRFPCDGPGRGGTCQVSGWDHVFLGLFWMYNSLSIVIFHFSWKMQSDVWGTVDAAGNVTHITGGNFAQSAITINGWLRDFLWAQASQVINSYGSALSAYGLMFLGAHFVWAFSLMFLFSGRGYWQELIESIVWAHNKLKVAPSIQPRALSITQGRAVGVAHYLLGGIATTWAFFHAHILSVG